A window of the Pseudoliparis swirei isolate HS2019 ecotype Mariana Trench chromosome 13, NWPU_hadal_v1, whole genome shotgun sequence genome harbors these coding sequences:
- the LOC130204112 gene encoding uncharacterized protein LOC130204112 has product MYCKTFSSRVLFKCFNHGVVASSKPLSARDAAAAVLVRSSTRSYNNTGKSRYQGLGMAARGRVVDLRSDTVTKPGPAMRQAMSQAEVGDDVMGEDPSVNELQQIAADMFRMEAALFVPSGTMGNLIAVMVHCRERGDEMIVGDLSHLHIYEQGGSAQIAGVHATTAPTLPDGSFDLEQLESKIRHDYPDPHYPRSRLICVENTHNVKGGRVLPLTFLQEVRALADRYGLSVHMDGARVMNAAVAQKVPPSTILQHTHTVSVCLSKGLGAPVGSMLAGPRDFISKAVRCRKALGGGMRQAGILAAAGKLALLEMVERLEEDHHNAKTFAQALLDCDPPLFAVDMAAVETNILRFHLRESSFSPSEFCDRMCQVGEGEEAALGEGIQVLMYPYFGNSVRAVWHLGISPEDTQLAIQKMQFVASQFLEEKIKA; this is encoded by the exons ATGTATTGTAAAACGTTTTCCAGCAGGGTTTTGTTCAAATGTTTTAATCACGGTGTCGTCGCCTCTAGCAAACCGCTCAGTGCACGCGATGCAGCCGCTGCGGTGCTGGTACGGAGCTCCACGCGGAGCTATAACAACACCGGGAAATCCAGGTACCAAGGGCTGGGAATGGCGGCCCGCGGCCGGGTTGTGGACCTCCGCAGCGACACGGTGACCAAGCCTGGGCCGGCGATGAGGCAGGCAATGTCTCAGGCCGAGGTTGGAGATGACGTCATGGGGGAAGACCCGAGTGTTAACG AGTTACAGCAAATTGCGGCAGATATGTTCCGGATGGAAGCTGCACTATTCGTTCCTTCTGGAACCATGGGTAATCTCATCGCAG TGATGGTGCACTGCAGGGAGCGGGGCGACGAGATGATTGTGGGCGATCTGTCCCATTTACACATCTATGAGCAAGGAGGGAGCGCACAG ATAGCAGGGGTCCACGCCACCACAGCGCCCACTCTCCCTGATGGATCATTTGACTTGGAGCAGCTGGAATCAAAGATCCGCCATGATTACCCCGACCCCCACTACCCCCGCTCACGTCTCATCTGTGTTGAGAACACACACAACGTAAAGGGAGGACGCGTGCTGCCTCTGACCTTCctgcaggag GTTCGTGCTTTGGCAGATAGATACGGTCTGTCAGTTCACATGGATGGAGCCAGAGTGATGAATGCTGCTGTGGCACAGAAGGTGCCCCCATCCACCatactgcagcacacacacaccgtcagtgTGTGCCTCTCCAAG GGGTTGGGTGCCCCAGTGGGGTCCATGCTGGCTGGACCCCGAGACTTCATATCCAAGGCGGTGCGATGCCGTAAGGCTCTGGGTGGGGGGATGCGACAGGCTGGTATACTGGCAGCAGCTGGAAAGCTGGCTTTACTGGAGATGGTAGAAAGACTGGAGGAGGATCACCATAATGCAAAAACCTTTGCTCAAG cTCTGCTCGACTGTGACCCTCCTCTATTCGCTGTAGACATGGCTGCCGTGGAGACCAACATCCTGCGTTTCCATCTACGGGAGTCCAGTTTCAGCCCCTCTGAATTCTGTGACCGCATGTGTCAGGTtggcgagggagaggaggcagcaCTGGGAGAGGGGATACAAGTTCTCATGTACCCTTATTTTGGAAATTCGGTACGGGCCGTATGGCATCTCGGGATTTCCCCTGAAGATACCCAGCTGGCCATCCAGAAAATGCAATTTGTGGCTTCTCAGTTCTTGGAGGAAAAAATCAAGGCCTAG
- the tha1 gene encoding threonine aldolase 1 isoform X1: MSLKTFSSRVLFKVLNHGLAAAAVGCSSVRGYYILKKPTLRGPGRGAHIRVVDLRSDVMTQPGPALRQAMAKAALEDDLMKGEEKICELEEITADMFQMEAALFVPSGSMGNLIAVMVHCRERDDEMIVGDLSHIHIYEQGGSAQIAGVHATTATTLPDGSFNLEQLESKIRHNYPIPHYPRSRLICVENTHNVQGGRVLPLTFLQEVRALADRYGLSVHMDGARVMNAAVAQKVPPSTILQHTHTVSVCLSKGLGAPVGSMLAGPRDFISKAVRCRKVLGGHIFKSGILAAAGKLALLEMVERLEEDHRNAKTFAQALLDCDPPLFAVDMAAVETNILRFHLRESSFSPSEFCDRMCQVGEGEEAALGEGIQVLMYPFFGNSVRAVWHFGISSKDTQLAIRKMQFVASQFLEEKVRA, encoded by the exons ATGTCCTTGAAAACATTTTCCAGCAgagttttgtttaaagttttGAACCATGGTCTCGCAGCTGCCGCGGTGGGATGCAGCTCTGTGCGGGGCTATTACATCCTCAAGAAACCCACGCTCCGAGGACCGGGGCGGGGCGCCCACATCCGGGTGGTTGACCTCCGCAGTGACGTGATGACCCAGCCCGGGCCAGCATTGAGGCAGGCCATGGCGAAGGCGGCGCTTGAAGATGACCtgatgaaaggagaggagaagatttGCG AGTTGGAGGAAATTACAGCCGATATGTTTCAGATGGAAGCTGCACTGTTCGTGCCTTCTGGATCAATGGGCAATCTCATCGCAG TGATGGTTCACTGCAGGGAGCGCGACGACGAGATGATTGTGGGCGACCTGtcccatatacacatatacgaGCAAGGAGGGAGCGCACAG ATAGCAGGGGTCCACGCCACCACAGCGACCACTCTCCCTGATGGATCATTTAACTTGGAGCAGCTGGAATCAAAGATCCGCCACAATTACCCCATCCCCCACTACCCCCGCTCACGCCTCATATgtgtggagaacacacacaatgtacagGGAGGGCGTGTGCTGCCTCTGACCTTCCTGcaggag GTTCGTGCTTTGGCAGATAGATACGGTCTGTCAGTTCACATGGATGGAGCCAGAGTGATGAATGCTGCTGTGGCACAGAAGGTGCCTCCATCCACCatactgcagcacacacacaccgtcagtgTGTGCCTCTCCAAG GGGTTGGGTGCCCCAGTGGGGTCCATGCTGGCTGGACCCCGAGACTTCATATCCAAGGCGGTGCGATGCCGTAAAGTTCTGGGTGGGCATATATTTAAAAGTGGTATACTGGCAGCAGCTGGAAAGCTGGCTTTACTGGAGATGGTAGAAAGACTGGAGGAGGATCACCGTAATGCAAAAACCTTTGCTCAAG cTCTGCTCGACTGTGACCCTCCTCTATTCGCTGTAGACATGGCTGCCGTGGAGACCAACATCCTGCGTTTCCATCTACGGGAGTCCAGTTTCAGCCCCTCTGAATTTTGTGACCGCATGTGTCAGGTtggcgagggagaggaggcagcaCTGGGAGAGGGGATACAAGTTCTCATGTACCCTTTTTTCGGAAATTCAGTCCGAGCCGTATGGCATTTCGGGATTTCCTCTAAAGATACCCAGCTGGCCATCCGGAAAATGCAATTTGTGGCGTCTCAGTTCTTGGAGGAAAAAGTCAGGGCCTAG
- the tha1 gene encoding threonine aldolase 1 isoform X2: protein MTQPGPALRQAMAKAALEDDLMKGEEKICELEEITADMFQMEAALFVPSGSMGNLIAVMVHCRERDDEMIVGDLSHIHIYEQGGSAQIAGVHATTATTLPDGSFNLEQLESKIRHNYPIPHYPRSRLICVENTHNVQGGRVLPLTFLQEVRALADRYGLSVHMDGARVMNAAVAQKVPPSTILQHTHTVSVCLSKGLGAPVGSMLAGPRDFISKAVRCRKVLGGHIFKSGILAAAGKLALLEMVERLEEDHRNAKTFAQALLDCDPPLFAVDMAAVETNILRFHLRESSFSPSEFCDRMCQVGEGEEAALGEGIQVLMYPFFGNSVRAVWHFGISSKDTQLAIRKMQFVASQFLEEKVRA, encoded by the exons ATGACCCAGCCCGGGCCAGCATTGAGGCAGGCCATGGCGAAGGCGGCGCTTGAAGATGACCtgatgaaaggagaggagaagatttGCG AGTTGGAGGAAATTACAGCCGATATGTTTCAGATGGAAGCTGCACTGTTCGTGCCTTCTGGATCAATGGGCAATCTCATCGCAG TGATGGTTCACTGCAGGGAGCGCGACGACGAGATGATTGTGGGCGACCTGtcccatatacacatatacgaGCAAGGAGGGAGCGCACAG ATAGCAGGGGTCCACGCCACCACAGCGACCACTCTCCCTGATGGATCATTTAACTTGGAGCAGCTGGAATCAAAGATCCGCCACAATTACCCCATCCCCCACTACCCCCGCTCACGCCTCATATgtgtggagaacacacacaatgtacagGGAGGGCGTGTGCTGCCTCTGACCTTCCTGcaggag GTTCGTGCTTTGGCAGATAGATACGGTCTGTCAGTTCACATGGATGGAGCCAGAGTGATGAATGCTGCTGTGGCACAGAAGGTGCCTCCATCCACCatactgcagcacacacacaccgtcagtgTGTGCCTCTCCAAG GGGTTGGGTGCCCCAGTGGGGTCCATGCTGGCTGGACCCCGAGACTTCATATCCAAGGCGGTGCGATGCCGTAAAGTTCTGGGTGGGCATATATTTAAAAGTGGTATACTGGCAGCAGCTGGAAAGCTGGCTTTACTGGAGATGGTAGAAAGACTGGAGGAGGATCACCGTAATGCAAAAACCTTTGCTCAAG cTCTGCTCGACTGTGACCCTCCTCTATTCGCTGTAGACATGGCTGCCGTGGAGACCAACATCCTGCGTTTCCATCTACGGGAGTCCAGTTTCAGCCCCTCTGAATTTTGTGACCGCATGTGTCAGGTtggcgagggagaggaggcagcaCTGGGAGAGGGGATACAAGTTCTCATGTACCCTTTTTTCGGAAATTCAGTCCGAGCCGTATGGCATTTCGGGATTTCCTCTAAAGATACCCAGCTGGCCATCCGGAAAATGCAATTTGTGGCGTCTCAGTTCTTGGAGGAAAAAGTCAGGGCCTAG